From a single Larimichthys crocea isolate SSNF chromosome XIII, L_crocea_2.0, whole genome shotgun sequence genomic region:
- the LOC104922262 gene encoding carcinoembryonic antigen-related cell adhesion molecule 5 isoform X2, giving the protein MTGNIRLEVLEPVSNVVATVSNTDLEEFKDSVRLSCSSSGSSPSFLWLNSSSEVTASDRVQLTDGNSTLTIVNVTRNDQGPFICNVSNSVSSASSEPILLSIYERISGASVTSSSTQPIEEMPVNLTCEAAGSVVNRKWKKGDSSVLPDHIKFYDNNRVLSFQPLKRTDDGEYSCEISNPVSSNTTKYIMTVNYGPEKVQIEGPSEIRLNQTLTLICSAESTPAANYTWTLNGTEIHKSAVFTKVITKLSDSGKYTCEARNIITEKTSSAEHGLTVTAMPEKTALVCSPGCIAGIVIACLVVCGAAAGGGGYYIYRKKKMAKTPIDRNTATITGRAGQDNTAYSGNQDVNYADIRFFQNKEGGRVQVGTQNDMSSQYAEVRMNSGRAAGSSPPTYNAYMQQSKRLAPQPTGTQVYAQVRKN; this is encoded by the exons ATGACTGGGAACATCAGACTGGAGGTTCTTG AGCCAGTCTCCAATGTGGTGGCAACTGTCAGTAACACAGACTTGGAGGAATTCAAAgactctgtccgtctgtcctgctcctcctctggatcctctccctctttcctctggttgaacagcagctctgaggttACAGCCAGTGACAGAGTTCAGCTCACTGATGGAAACTCCACTCTCACTATAGTCAATGTGACTCGCAATGACCAGGGACCATTCATATGTAATGTGTCCAACTCTGTAAGCTCTGCTTCCAGTGAGCCAATACTCCTCTCCATCTACG AGAGAATATCAGGTGCTTctgtcacatcatcatcaactcAGCCGATTGAGGAGATGCCTGTCAACTTAACCTGTGAGGCTGCTGGCTCTGTCGTTAACAGAAAGTGGAAGAAGGGTGACTCAAGTGTGCTGCCTGACCACATTAAATTTTACGACAACAACAGAGTGCTGTCCTTCCAACCTCTAAAGAGAACAGACGATGGAGAATATTCCTGTGAAATCAGCAACCCTGTCAGCAGCAATACAACTAAATACATCATGACTGTTAACT ATGGGCCAGAAAAGGTTCAAATTGAAGGTCCAAGTGAGATACGTCTTAATCAGACCTTAACATTAATCTGCTCTGCTGAGTCCACACCAGCTGCAAATTACACCTGGACACTGAATGGGACAGAGATACACAAATCTGCTGTGTTCACTAAAGTCATCACTAAACTTTCTGACAGTGGCAAATACACCTGTGAAGCCAGGAATATCATAACTGAGAAAACATCATCAGCAGAGCATGGACTGACTGTAACAG ccATGCCAGAAAAAACAGCACTGGTCTGTTCACCTGGCTGCATTGCTGGAATAGTAATCGCATGTTTGGTCGTCTGTGGAGCGGCTGCTGGTGGAGGAGGGTACTACATTTATAGAAAAAA aaaaatggcaaaaaccCCCATTGATAGAAACACTGCCACCATAACAG GACGTGCAGGCCAGGACAACACAGCGTACTCAGGAAATCAG gACGTGAACTACGCAGATATCAGGTTCTTCCAGAACAAAGAGGGTGGGAGAGTTCAGGTGGGGACACAGAATGACATGTCATCACAATACGCTGAGGTCCGCATGAACAGCGGCCGTGCTGCAGGATCCTCCCCTCCTACCTACAATGCCTACATGCAACAATCAAAGAGGCTAGCTCCTCAGCCTACTGGCACACAAGTTTATGCTCAGGTTCGCAAGAACTGA
- the LOC104922262 gene encoding carcinoembryonic antigen-related cell adhesion molecule 5 isoform X1, producing the protein MTGNIRLEVLEPVSNVVATVSNTDLEEFKDSVRLSCSSSGSSPSFLWLNSSSEVTASDRVQLTDGNSTLTIVNVTRNDQGPFICNVSNSVSSASSEPILLSIYERVSTPVITVNNTDLVEFNSSVRLSCSSSGSSLSFLWLNSSSEVTASDRVQLTDGNSNLTIVNVTRYDQGPFICHVSNPVSNGTSGPVNLSISYGPENINLTKYPLKEYFEEGSNITLSCSAVSRPSALLYWFLNADKLSVTGPELILVNIQINYSGNYSCQAFNNKTLRYETSQPSLVSVLERISGASVTSSSTQPIEEMPVNLTCEAAGSVVNRKWKKGDSSVLPDHIKFYDNNRVLSFQPLKRTDDGEYSCEISNPVSSNTTKYIMTVNYGPEKVQIEGPSEIRLNQTLTLICSAESTPAANYTWTLNGTEIHKSAVFTKVITKLSDSGKYTCEARNIITEKTSSAEHGLTVTAMPEKTALVCSPGCIAGIVIACLVVCGAAAGGGGYYIYRKKKMAKTPIDRNTATITGRAGQDNTAYSGNQDVNYADIRFFQNKEGGRVQVGTQNDMSSQYAEVRMNSGRAAGSSPPTYNAYMQQSKRLAPQPTGTQVYAQVRKN; encoded by the exons ATGACTGGGAACATCAGACTGGAGGTTCTTG AGCCAGTCTCCAATGTGGTGGCAACTGTCAGTAACACAGACTTGGAGGAATTCAAAgactctgtccgtctgtcctgctcctcctctggatcctctccctctttcctctggttgaacagcagctctgaggttACAGCCAGTGACAGAGTTCAGCTCACTGATGGAAACTCCACTCTCACTATAGTCAATGTGACTCGCAATGACCAGGGACCATTCATATGTAATGTGTCCAACTCTGTAAGCTCTGCTTCCAGTGAGCCAATACTCCTCTCCATCTACG AGCGAGTCTCCACCCCAGTGATAACTGTCAATAACACAGACTTGGTGGAGTTCAACagctctgtccgtctgtcctgctcctcctctggatcctctctctctttcctctggttgaacagcagctctgaggttACAGCCAGTGACAGAGTTCAGCTCACTGATGGAAACTCCAATCTCACTATAGTCAATGTGACCCGCTATGACCAGGGACCATTCATATGTCATGTGTCCAACCCTGTCAGTAATGGCACCAGTGGCCCAGTTAACCTCTCCATCAGCT ATGGCccagaaaatattaatttgacAAAATATCCGTTAAAAGAATACTTTGAGGAAGGATCAAACATCACCCTGTCCTGCTCAGCTGTCTCCCGACCCTCTGCACTGTTATACTGGTTTCTGAATGCAGACAAGCTGTCTGTTACTGGACCAGAGCTCATACTGGTGAACATTCAGATAAATTACAGTggaaactacagctgtcagGCATTTAACAACAAAACTCTGAGATATGAAACTTCTCAGCCATCACTTGTGTCTGTACTGG AGAGAATATCAGGTGCTTctgtcacatcatcatcaactcAGCCGATTGAGGAGATGCCTGTCAACTTAACCTGTGAGGCTGCTGGCTCTGTCGTTAACAGAAAGTGGAAGAAGGGTGACTCAAGTGTGCTGCCTGACCACATTAAATTTTACGACAACAACAGAGTGCTGTCCTTCCAACCTCTAAAGAGAACAGACGATGGAGAATATTCCTGTGAAATCAGCAACCCTGTCAGCAGCAATACAACTAAATACATCATGACTGTTAACT ATGGGCCAGAAAAGGTTCAAATTGAAGGTCCAAGTGAGATACGTCTTAATCAGACCTTAACATTAATCTGCTCTGCTGAGTCCACACCAGCTGCAAATTACACCTGGACACTGAATGGGACAGAGATACACAAATCTGCTGTGTTCACTAAAGTCATCACTAAACTTTCTGACAGTGGCAAATACACCTGTGAAGCCAGGAATATCATAACTGAGAAAACATCATCAGCAGAGCATGGACTGACTGTAACAG ccATGCCAGAAAAAACAGCACTGGTCTGTTCACCTGGCTGCATTGCTGGAATAGTAATCGCATGTTTGGTCGTCTGTGGAGCGGCTGCTGGTGGAGGAGGGTACTACATTTATAGAAAAAA aaaaatggcaaaaaccCCCATTGATAGAAACACTGCCACCATAACAG GACGTGCAGGCCAGGACAACACAGCGTACTCAGGAAATCAG gACGTGAACTACGCAGATATCAGGTTCTTCCAGAACAAAGAGGGTGGGAGAGTTCAGGTGGGGACACAGAATGACATGTCATCACAATACGCTGAGGTCCGCATGAACAGCGGCCGTGCTGCAGGATCCTCCCCTCCTACCTACAATGCCTACATGCAACAATCAAAGAGGCTAGCTCCTCAGCCTACTGGCACACAAGTTTATGCTCAGGTTCGCAAGAACTGA
- the LOC104922263 gene encoding B-cell receptor CD22-like has translation MRDITMTPDWKNLYCVLLVALMGAPGLEAREQITWAAKVTAGFSTTFTCSSSCLPNCIYTWSFLGRTVNGSKLIWTPDGLDNTVELQCNVLNPETGDSRTVTSIVEVKNQLSAQISPPNTVPTLSQSLDLVCDDATLSSHQVNQVKQVVWYKDGQKVTLREDMHLLQNTSLHFDSLLPSDAGFYQCETNVATGQHTRVFSLGYLLSFDRWNVSIVGPDTVFTGRQSKFTCLTSCTLNVDCTVIWHFRWGFPIGPYLSIHENELKWTPSIPGTFQNFSCVAENAAAGRSAEATKMVEVKGIPLSGSEAVQLSGLFAVILNLGLLMLFD, from the exons ATGAGAGACATTACTATGACACCTGACTGGAAGAATCTTTACTGTGTTTTGCTGGTGGCACTGATGG gtGCACCAGGTTTGGAGGCCCGGGAGCAGATTACCTGGGCAGCTAAGGTGACAGCTGGTTTCAGTACCACTTTCACCTGTTCTTCTTCGTGCTTACCAAACTGCATCTACACCTGGTCCTTTCTGGGCCGCACAGTCAATGGGAGCAAACTTATATGGACACCAGATGGACTGGACAATACAGTGGAATTACAGTGTAATGTGTTAAATCCAGAAACAGGAGACTCCAGAACTGTGACCTCCATTGTAGAGGTTAAGA ATCAATTGTCTGCGCAAATCAGTCCACCAAACACTGTTCCAACTCTCAGCCAGTCACTGGATCTGGTCTGCGATGATGCTACATTATCGTCACACCAGGTGAACCAGGTGAAGCAGGTGGTCTGGTACAAAGATGGACAGAAAGTGACTCTTCGTGAAGATATGCATCTGCTGCAGAACACCTCACTTCACTTTGACTCACTGCTGCCCTCTGATGCTGGATTCTACCAGTGTGAGACGAATGTGGCTACAGGACAACATACAAGAGTTTTCAGCCTGGGCTACCTACTTAGCT TTGATCGATGGAACGTCTCTATCGTCGGACCTGACACTGTGTTTACTGGCAGACAGAGTAAATTCACCTGCTTGACGAGCTGTACCTTAAATGTGGACTGTACAGTCATATGGCATTTCAGGTGGGGTTTCCCCATTGGACCCTACTTATCAATCCATGAAAATGAGCTCAAGTGGACCCCTTCCATACCCGGTACTTTCCAAAACTTCAGCTGCGTTGCAGAAAATGCTGCAGCTGGACGCTCTGCTGAGGCCACCAAGATGGTAGAAGTTAAAG GTATTCCTCTCTCTGGATCAGAGGCTGTGCAGCTCAGTGGACTCTTTGCAGTGATACTAAACCTGGGACTGCTGATGCTTTTTGATTAA